From one Magnolia sinica isolate HGM2019 chromosome 18, MsV1, whole genome shotgun sequence genomic stretch:
- the LOC131232366 gene encoding uncharacterized protein At2g29880-like produces the protein MLNALGFGWDEQNKMVLAIEDVWDGYIVTHPYAERVRGKHIERWDDLAFMFGNDCAHGEFASMTYSSPISGKRRGRDEFKSNDDSNEGASQTVHLSSSDDDDRGPPPRVRGRDGSLSNRAKRANKSPMEATSGSRHSLIEGSEISRGRRHRSSEHISEKMGEVAEAVNNLIITLGQGKSMTHVQRLLGILEEVDGLSHEDQLRVVRFLQTHVVSAGYFIKMDHERRKE, from the exons ATGCTCAACGCCTTGGGTTTTGGATGGGACGAACAAAACAAGATGGTTCTTGCTATAGAGGATGTATGGGATGGATACATCGTG ACACACCCCTACGCCGAACGGGTGCGAGGCAAACATATTGAAAGATGGGACGACCTCGCGTTCATGTTTGGCAATGATTGTGCCCACGGTGAATTTGCTAGTATGACATATTCTTCTCCGATATCAGGGAAACGGCGCGGCCGTGACGAGTTCAAATCAAACGATGACTCGAATGAGGGGGCTTCCCAGACAGTACATTTGTCATCCTCTGACGATGATGACCGAGGACCCCCTCCTCGAGTTCGAGGTCGTGATGGATCCTTATCAAATCGGGCAAAACGTGCTAACAAAAGCCCAATGGAAGCCACTTCAGGTTCTCGTCATAGCCTCATAGAGGGGAGTGAGATAAGCCGTGGGCGGAGGCACAGGTCGAGTGAACATATCAGCGAGAAGATGGGGGAAGTGGCTGAAGCCGTTAATAACTTGATAATTACATTGGGTCAGGGAAAAAGCATGACGCATGTTCAGCGGTTGTTGGGTATCCTGGAAGAGGTGGATGGTCTTTCACATGAAGACCAACTCCGTGTTGTAAGGTTCTTGCAGACTCATGTAGTCAGTGCAGGGTATTTTATAAAGATGGATCATGAACGCAGGAAGGAATGA
- the LOC131232367 gene encoding uncharacterized protein LOC131232367, translated as MKFVYLLAGWDGSASDACVLQNALTRRPDCFLILHGKYYVVDAGYAHSPGFMAPYQGVRYHLNEFRTGRKPANNKELFNYRHAQLRNVIERSFGLLKNRSPILRTPPQFKFITQVKIVIAYCVLHNFIRVSGDDGLAEVLEDSGDNTEDVASSPIDVTSVDEGVALARVTDHARDEWSRKIDEIAERMFHEFSKEHCQGPEKERCVVITFKEGYSFKPVPKFTD; from the exons atgaaatttgtatatcTGCTTGCTGGTTGGGATGGATCCGCATCTGATGCTTGTGTACTACAAAATGCACTCACCCGTCGCCCTGACTGTTTTCTTATTCTACATG gaaaatattatgttgttgacGCTGGGTATGCACATTCGCCTGGATTTATGGCACCTTATCAAGGTGTGCGATATCACTTAAACGAGTTTCGTACTGGAAGAAAGCCTGCCAATAACAAGGAACTTTTCAATTATCGTCATGCGCAGTTGCGAAATGTCATAGAGCGTTCATTTGGCCTGTTAAAAAACCGCTCTCCTATTCTACGTACTCCTCCTCAGTTCAAGTTTATAACACAAGTCAAAATTGTTATAGCTTACTGTGTCCTTCATAATTTCATTCGTGTTAGTGGTGATGATGGACTGGCTGAAGTACTTGAGGACAGTGGGGACAATACAGAGGATGTTGCGTCATCCCCTATAGATGTAACCTCTGTAGATGAAGGGGTAGCGTTAGCTCGAGTGACGGATCACGCACGTGATGAGTGGTCAAGGAAGATAGACGAGATTGCTGAGAGAAT GTTTCATGAATTTTCTAAGGAACACTGTCAAGGACCTGAGAAAGAAAGATGTGTTGTCATCACCTTCAAAGAAGGGTATTCCTTCAAACCAGTGCCCAAGTTCACCGACTGA